One window from the genome of Flavobacterium agricola encodes:
- a CDS encoding 2-oxoglutarate dehydrogenase E1 component, whose amino-acid sequence MDRFSFLNAAHTAFFADLYEQYLQYPDSVEPSWRSFFQGFDFANEYNGNGPVEQLTTAYNNNSSNSSPASNPEALQAVQKEFYVLRLIDAYRTYGHLLAKTNPLRERQVEKPDLSLAKFGLTNADLQTRFEAAKTVQLQTSTLQQIIDHLEAVYCSHTGVEFTYILEESKRNWVANYFEGPNNALSKQQKQHILEKLIQAAAFENFFHTKYVGQKRFSIEGLEAAIPMFDALIEAAAEKGVRDFVMGMAHRGRLNVLANIFGKPAKNIFTEFDGKDYVGAEESYDGDVKYHLGYTSTKETKSGHSININLAPNPSHLETVGPVIEGIARAKQDSLYADDFSKVLPITVHGDSAVAGQGVVYETVQMSKLRAYQTGGTIRVVLNNQVGFTTNFTDARSGVYSTDVAKVVGAPVVHVNADDTEAAVKAILFALDYRMTFNEDVFVDLVGYRKYGHNEGDEPRFTQPVLYKLISKHKSVRNIYSARLVENNEITEAEITALETKYKNLLEENLEEAKATEKATIIPFLKNEWEGYNIANQSKMLQTFETKVSKERLDEVAAVITALPSHKKFINKVSKLFGDRYKMYFETDKLDWALGEMLAYGTLMQDGFDIRFSGQDVQRGTFSHRHAVVKTEDTEEEVTVLNRLADVKGKMHIYNSHLSEYAVLGYEYGYGLTNPKALPIWEAQFGDFSNGAQIMIDQYITAGEDKWSSQNGLVMLLPHGYEHQGAEHSSARPERYLQLCSEHNMYVANCTTPANHFHLLRRQMITDFRKPLIVFSPKSLLRHPLAVSPIEDFVNGSFQTVVDDPIVTDKKAVKTLVFVSGKFYYDLQAEKEKLGRTDIAFVRLEQLFPLDIEAIKAVLAQYPNASDYVWAQEEPKNMGAYGFMLMNFDLVKLRLASPKVASAPAAGSSVRSKERYAYAIAQVFDKDLK is encoded by the coding sequence ATGGATAGGTTTTCCTTTTTAAATGCGGCACATACTGCTTTTTTTGCTGATCTATACGAACAGTATTTGCAGTATCCTGATAGCGTAGAACCAAGCTGGAGAAGTTTTTTTCAAGGGTTTGACTTCGCTAACGAATACAATGGTAATGGTCCGGTTGAGCAATTAACTACGGCTTATAATAACAATTCTTCTAACAGTTCACCAGCTTCTAATCCAGAAGCATTACAAGCTGTTCAGAAGGAATTTTACGTTTTAAGACTAATTGATGCATATAGAACGTACGGACATTTATTGGCAAAAACGAATCCCCTTCGTGAACGTCAAGTAGAAAAACCAGATTTGTCGCTTGCTAAGTTTGGATTAACAAATGCAGATTTACAAACACGTTTTGAAGCTGCAAAAACAGTTCAATTACAAACTTCAACTTTACAACAAATTATAGATCATCTAGAAGCTGTATATTGCTCACACACTGGTGTTGAGTTTACTTACATTTTAGAAGAGTCGAAAAGAAATTGGGTAGCAAACTATTTTGAAGGCCCAAATAATGCGTTATCAAAACAACAAAAACAACATATTTTAGAAAAGTTAATTCAAGCAGCAGCTTTCGAAAACTTTTTCCATACTAAATATGTAGGTCAAAAACGTTTCTCTATAGAAGGTTTAGAGGCTGCAATTCCAATGTTTGATGCTTTAATTGAAGCAGCTGCAGAAAAAGGAGTTAGAGATTTTGTTATGGGTATGGCGCACCGCGGACGTTTAAACGTTTTAGCAAACATTTTTGGTAAGCCAGCAAAAAATATTTTTACTGAATTTGATGGTAAAGATTATGTTGGTGCAGAAGAATCGTATGACGGTGATGTTAAATACCATTTAGGATATACATCAACTAAAGAAACTAAATCAGGACATAGCATTAACATTAACTTGGCACCAAACCCATCGCACTTAGAAACGGTAGGTCCGGTTATAGAAGGTATTGCACGTGCAAAACAAGATAGCTTATATGCTGACGATTTTTCTAAAGTTTTACCAATTACGGTACACGGAGATTCTGCTGTTGCAGGACAAGGTGTTGTTTACGAAACCGTACAAATGTCAAAACTACGCGCATACCAAACAGGTGGTACAATTCGCGTAGTATTAAACAACCAAGTTGGGTTTACTACAAACTTTACTGATGCACGTTCGGGCGTTTATTCTACCGATGTGGCTAAAGTTGTAGGAGCACCTGTTGTACACGTAAATGCTGATGATACAGAAGCAGCTGTAAAAGCAATTTTATTTGCTTTAGATTACAGAATGACATTTAATGAAGATGTTTTTGTAGATTTAGTAGGTTACCGTAAATACGGCCATAACGAAGGTGATGAACCTCGTTTTACACAACCGGTTTTATATAAATTAATTTCTAAACACAAATCAGTACGTAACATTTACAGTGCTCGTTTAGTTGAAAATAACGAAATTACTGAAGCAGAAATCACTGCTTTAGAAACTAAATATAAAAACTTACTTGAGGAAAACCTTGAGGAAGCAAAAGCTACTGAAAAAGCAACCATCATTCCTTTCTTAAAAAATGAGTGGGAAGGTTACAATATTGCCAATCAATCTAAAATGTTACAAACTTTTGAAACTAAAGTTTCTAAAGAAAGATTAGATGAGGTTGCTGCAGTTATAACTGCTTTACCAAGCCATAAAAAATTCATTAATAAAGTTTCTAAATTATTTGGTGACCGATACAAAATGTATTTTGAAACCGATAAATTAGATTGGGCTTTAGGTGAAATGTTGGCTTATGGTACCTTAATGCAAGACGGATTTGATATTCGTTTTTCAGGACAAGATGTACAACGAGGAACGTTTTCACACCGTCATGCCGTTGTTAAAACAGAAGATACTGAAGAAGAAGTTACTGTTTTAAACCGATTAGCTGACGTTAAAGGTAAAATGCATATTTACAATTCTCACCTTTCAGAATATGCTGTTTTAGGTTATGAATATGGATACGGATTAACAAACCCGAAAGCATTACCAATTTGGGAAGCACAATTTGGAGATTTCTCTAACGGAGCTCAAATTATGATTGACCAATATATTACTGCCGGTGAAGATAAATGGAGCAGCCAAAACGGATTGGTTATGTTGTTACCTCACGGTTACGAGCACCAAGGAGCTGAGCACTCATCAGCACGTCCGGAGCGTTATTTACAATTATGTTCAGAACATAATATGTACGTAGCAAACTGTACAACTCCTGCAAACCATTTCCATTTGCTACGTCGTCAAATGATTACTGATTTTAGAAAACCATTAATTGTGTTTTCTCCAAAATCATTGTTACGTCACCCATTAGCGGTTTCGCCAATTGAAGATTTTGTAAACGGATCTTTCCAAACCGTGGTAGACGATCCAATTGTTACAGATAAAAAAGCAGTTAAAACTTTAGTATTTGTTTCAGGTAAGTTCTACTATGATTTACAAGCAGAAAAAGAAAAATTAGGTCGTACAGATATTGCTTTTGTTCGTTTAGAACAATTGTTCCCATTAGATATCGAAGCTATTAAAGCGGTATTGGCACAATATCCTAATGCTTCTGATTACGTTTGGGCTCAAGAAGAACCTAAAAACATGGGGGCGTACGGCTTCATGTTAATGAACTTTGACTTAGTTAAGTTAAGATTAGCTTCGCCAAAAGTTGCTTCGGCTCCTGCAGCAGGTTCGTCAGTTCGTTCTAAAGAACGTTATGCTTATGCTATTGCACAAGTTTTCGATAAAGATTTAAAATAA
- the odhB gene encoding 2-oxoglutarate dehydrogenase complex dihydrolipoyllysine-residue succinyltransferase, which produces MSILEMKVPSPGESITEVEIATWLVKDGDYVEKDQAIAEVDSDKATLELPAEASGIITLKAEEGDAVAVGQVVCLIDTAAAKPEGGAPAAEAPKAAPAAEAPKAAPAPAQPAATYATGSASPAAKKILDEKNIAATDVKGTGKDGRVTKEDAINAVPSFGTPTGGARNISRKKMSMLRRKVAERLVEAKNTTAMLTTFNEVNLTEVNKLRSQYKEAFKAKHGVSLGYMSFFTKAVTRALQLFPDVNSMIDGQEQLNFDFIDISVAVSGPKGLMVPVVRNAELLSFRGVEADIKRLATRARDGQITVDEMTGGTFTITNGGVFGSMLSTPIINPPQSGILGMHNIIERPVAVNGQVVIAPMMYIALSYDHRIIDGRESVGFLVAVKEALENPMELLLDNNPTKAFEL; this is translated from the coding sequence ATGAGTATCTTAGAAATGAAAGTTCCTTCACCGGGGGAATCAATCACTGAAGTAGAAATTGCTACTTGGTTAGTTAAAGACGGAGATTATGTAGAAAAAGACCAAGCTATTGCTGAGGTTGATTCAGATAAAGCAACATTAGAATTACCTGCTGAGGCTAGTGGAATTATTACACTAAAAGCTGAGGAAGGTGATGCAGTTGCTGTTGGTCAAGTAGTTTGTTTAATTGATACTGCTGCTGCAAAACCAGAAGGTGGTGCACCTGCTGCTGAGGCTCCAAAAGCTGCACCTGCTGCTGAAGCTCCAAAAGCTGCTCCAGCACCTGCACAACCAGCAGCTACATATGCTACAGGTTCTGCATCTCCAGCGGCTAAAAAGATTTTAGACGAAAAAAATATTGCTGCTACAGATGTTAAAGGTACTGGTAAAGACGGTCGTGTAACTAAAGAAGATGCAATTAATGCTGTTCCTTCTTTCGGAACGCCAACAGGTGGTGCAAGAAACATTTCTCGCAAAAAAATGTCAATGTTACGCCGTAAAGTTGCAGAGCGTTTAGTTGAGGCTAAAAACACAACTGCTATGTTAACTACATTTAATGAAGTTAACTTAACAGAAGTAAACAAATTAAGAAGTCAGTATAAAGAAGCATTCAAAGCAAAACACGGAGTTTCTTTAGGTTATATGTCTTTCTTTACAAAAGCTGTAACGCGTGCGTTACAATTATTCCCAGATGTTAACTCAATGATTGATGGTCAAGAACAATTAAATTTTGATTTTATTGACATTTCAGTTGCAGTTTCTGGACCAAAAGGTTTAATGGTTCCTGTTGTACGTAACGCAGAATTATTGTCTTTCCGTGGCGTAGAAGCAGACATTAAACGTTTAGCTACAAGAGCTCGTGACGGTCAAATTACAGTTGATGAAATGACTGGCGGAACTTTTACAATCACTAACGGTGGTGTATTTGGTTCTATGTTATCAACTCCAATTATCAATCCTCCGCAGTCTGGTATTTTAGGAATGCACAACATTATTGAGCGTCCAGTTGCTGTAAATGGTCAAGTAGTTATTGCACCAATGATGTACATTGCATTATCTTACGATCACAGAATTATTGACGGACGTGAATCAGTTGGTTTCTTAGTTGCTGTTAAAGAAGCTTTAGAAAACCCAATGGAATTATTGTTAGATAACAATCCAACAAAAGCATTCGAGCTATAG
- a CDS encoding retropepsin-like aspartic protease produces the protein MVNESTTLLERNYKKIPFKICKSKHIIINGKVNGVPARFILDTGASNSCISTEDEIEYNITATISGHTATGAGKGGIETKIAKDNTLSLSQWKKSKVTFISLDLSHVNLALVTHNVAPIDGIIGADILITHKALIDYEKRYLYLLQK, from the coding sequence ATGGTAAACGAAAGTACAACCTTATTAGAGAGAAATTACAAAAAAATTCCTTTCAAAATTTGTAAAAGCAAACATATCATAATTAATGGAAAAGTTAATGGCGTTCCGGCACGTTTTATTTTAGATACGGGCGCTTCAAACAGCTGCATAAGTACTGAAGATGAAATTGAATATAACATTACGGCAACAATAAGCGGCCATACGGCAACCGGTGCCGGAAAGGGAGGCATTGAAACTAAAATAGCTAAAGATAACACGCTTAGCTTGTCACAATGGAAAAAAAGCAAGGTTACCTTTATTAGCTTAGATTTAAGCCATGTAAACTTAGCTCTGGTAACACACAACGTTGCCCCAATTGATGGTATTATTGGAGCTGATATATTAATTACGCACAAAGCACTGATAGATTATGAAAAACGCTATTTGTATTTGTTACAAAAATAA